One part of the Desulfovibrio sp. genome encodes these proteins:
- a CDS encoding FxsA family protein: MGKSDNDLNTQSVPTVAIQALELLERLMPMRLASYVFLFAVLTIMPMLGFRVMQNLIGLDGSFLVGIFTAFIGVFLIYRNANLFLRQAVEKVRNAETIPVEVLQRGATCAAGILMMLPGPVVNLLALGILCPPVTRLVALSVYRYLQRPKA, translated from the coding sequence TTGGGCAAATCAGACAATGACCTGAACACGCAAAGTGTGCCCACAGTCGCCATACAGGCTTTGGAATTGCTGGAGCGCCTGATGCCCATGCGGCTTGCAAGCTATGTCTTTTTGTTTGCTGTTCTTACGATCATGCCCATGCTTGGCTTCAGGGTTATGCAAAATCTGATTGGCCTCGATGGTAGCTTTTTGGTTGGCATTTTCACAGCCTTTATCGGGGTTTTTCTGATATACCGAAATGCCAACCTTTTTCTCCGGCAAGCAGTTGAAAAAGTACGCAACGCAGAAACAATTCCGGTAGAAGTTTTACAGCGGGGTGCCACATGCGCAGCCGGAATCCTCATGATGCTGCCCGGCCCGGTTGTAAATTTGCTGGCTCTGGGCATACTGTGCCCCCCCGTGACCAGGCTGGTTGCGCTTTCCGTTTATAGATACCTTCAACGTCCTAAGGCATAA
- a CDS encoding LysR substrate-binding domain-containing protein, which translates to MTLNVKIQFTNNKSHIKSFLMFTSDDMIFIAALSRSSSLAAAARLLNVTPPAVTQRLRALEARTGVHLVDRGTGEIIFTEEGELLIDASKRILQDIDSVSELLRERKGVVSGQLHIAGPTGFGRRYLAPVIESFSTLHPQVTITLNLSDNPAHLKSDYWDLIIHIGETPTHPFQLVTLAPNKRLLCASPEYLQKHGTPQSPRDLVKHNCLALRENDEDVTMWRFSGPDNNNTAVRITAGLSCNDGDVILEWALSGMGIILRSEWDVADVLARGNLVHLMPDWVSPDAPVVALLGPRRQRTARARFFLESLRQAFDPAPWRSEDEGCGASIPAIAE; encoded by the coding sequence ATGACATTAAATGTAAAAATTCAATTTACAAATAATAAATCCCATATTAAGTCGTTCTTAATGTTTACATCAGATGATATGATTTTTATTGCGGCACTCAGCAGATCTTCATCTCTGGCTGCCGCTGCAAGGCTTCTGAATGTTACCCCGCCTGCTGTTACACAGCGGCTGAGAGCTTTGGAAGCCCGTACTGGCGTGCATCTCGTGGATAGAGGAACGGGAGAAATCATATTCACCGAAGAAGGTGAATTGCTGATAGATGCTTCAAAGCGTATATTGCAGGATATAGATAGCGTTTCGGAGTTATTGCGAGAAAGAAAGGGTGTCGTTTCCGGTCAGCTGCACATTGCTGGGCCAACTGGATTCGGGCGCAGGTATCTCGCACCGGTGATAGAATCCTTTAGCACTCTCCATCCACAAGTTACCATCACTCTCAATCTGTCAGACAATCCCGCACATCTTAAATCGGATTATTGGGATTTGATCATTCATATTGGTGAAACACCAACCCACCCGTTTCAGTTGGTCACACTGGCGCCCAACAAGCGTTTGCTGTGCGCCTCGCCAGAATATCTGCAGAAGCACGGCACTCCGCAATCACCCAGGGATCTCGTCAAACACAATTGCCTTGCCCTGCGCGAAAATGATGAAGATGTGACCATGTGGCGCTTTAGTGGGCCAGACAACAACAATACGGCTGTACGCATCACTGCGGGGTTGTCGTGCAATGACGGAGATGTGATTCTGGAGTGGGCACTTTCCGGCATGGGTATCATTTTACGGTCAGAATGGGACGTGGCCGATGTTCTTGCCAGGGGCAACCTTGTTCACCTCATGCCAGACTGGGTTTCTCCCGATGCTCCTGTGGTCGCCCTGCTTGGGCCTCGCCGTCAGCGGACCGCGCGTGCGCGTTTTTTTCTCGAGTCTCTGCGGCAGGCTTTCGACCCGGCTCCATGGCGCTCAGAAGACGAAGGTTGCGGCGCATCGATACCAGCAATTGCGGAATAA
- a CDS encoding alanine racemase, translating to MCTHHKIQQTTAQAETVYVSELDTPCLLLDESRMNRNIGRLHSRLAMKNVVFRPHLKTAKSIEIARRMVAGPNGPATVSTLNEAEAFAGAGITDITYAVGISPQKLPRVQALLRQGINMTVLLDSTEQADAVAAASTLDVPIPALIELDCDGHRSGVHCDDQERLLAIASSLHASASLRGVLTHAGESYTATSRHALLAAAENERASAIRAAEILRHAGYRCPVVSIGSTPTAMFAENYDGITEVRAGVFAFFDLVQAGIGVCTPDDIAVSVLATVIGHQREKDWTIIDAGWAALSSDRGTESQRVDQGYGLVCDLEGNLIDGLFVTNVNQEHGIIARRTDFGGHIPDLPYGAKVRILPIHACATVEQHSAYNVIGSDKQTIAGQWTRLKGW from the coding sequence ATGTGCACCCATCACAAAATTCAGCAGACAACGGCTCAAGCTGAAACTGTGTACGTTTCCGAGCTGGACACTCCGTGCCTGCTTCTTGACGAATCGCGAATGAACCGCAATATCGGTCGGTTACACTCGCGCCTCGCCATGAAAAATGTTGTTTTCCGTCCCCATCTCAAGACTGCAAAATCCATCGAAATCGCTCGCCGCATGGTGGCCGGACCAAACGGCCCTGCTACCGTGTCTACTCTTAATGAAGCAGAGGCATTTGCCGGGGCTGGTATAACCGACATCACCTATGCTGTAGGTATTTCGCCCCAAAAACTGCCGCGTGTTCAGGCATTGCTGCGCCAGGGTATCAATATGACAGTTCTGCTCGACAGCACTGAGCAGGCAGATGCCGTTGCGGCAGCATCCACACTGGATGTTCCCATTCCGGCGCTGATAGAGCTGGATTGCGACGGGCACCGGTCAGGGGTGCATTGTGACGACCAAGAACGGCTGCTCGCCATTGCCAGCAGCCTGCATGCATCCGCAAGCCTACGGGGTGTGCTGACCCATGCGGGCGAAAGCTACACGGCTACAAGCCGCCATGCCCTGCTTGCCGCGGCAGAAAACGAGCGGGCAAGCGCCATAAGGGCAGCCGAAATATTGCGCCATGCGGGGTATCGCTGCCCCGTCGTGAGCATCGGCTCAACACCAACTGCCATGTTTGCCGAAAACTATGACGGAATCACTGAAGTTCGCGCAGGGGTGTTTGCCTTTTTTGATCTTGTTCAGGCAGGTATTGGCGTGTGCACGCCCGATGACATTGCCGTTTCTGTACTGGCAACGGTGATAGGGCATCAGCGTGAAAAAGACTGGACAATCATAGATGCTGGCTGGGCGGCGTTATCATCTGACAGAGGCACCGAATCACAACGCGTCGACCAGGGCTACGGTCTGGTCTGTGATCTGGAGGGCAACCTCATCGACGGGCTTTTTGTGACCAATGTGAATCAGGAGCACGGAATCATTGCCCGCCGGACAGATTTCGGTGGGCATATACCTGACCTGCCCTATGGCGCAAAGGTGCGTATTCTTCCCATCCATGCCTGCGCCACTGTTGAACAGCACAGCGCCTACAATGTTATTGGCTCAGACAAACAGACAATCGCGGGCCAGTGGACGCGCCTGAAGGGTTGGTAG
- a CDS encoding ornithine cyclodeaminase family protein, translating into MLYVSEETAKSVVTMADAIEAIEGVFSDIGRGEAKVFPVVMGHGPKQGTSFSMKSGLLTNRGVVGLKVGSYWPDNRKQGQKAHASTTLLLDPDTGYARALIGASHMTALRTAAADAVAVRHLSRHDSSTLAIFGAGHQAWYELLAICEVRKIEKVFITNRSKEAADAFARRVREELSIEAAAAAAPESLQQADIIVTVTAAHEALFPVELVRAGTHISAMGADGEGKQELDPALVAKAELFADVVQQSITVGEYEKAFKTGLINNECITPLGAVLNGQAGRTSNQQITVFDSSGMALQDIAICALALEKALGLGLAKEI; encoded by the coding sequence ATGCTTTATGTATCTGAAGAAACTGCCAAATCTGTTGTTACAATGGCCGACGCCATCGAAGCAATTGAAGGGGTGTTCAGCGACATTGGAAGGGGTGAGGCCAAGGTTTTTCCCGTTGTTATGGGGCACGGCCCCAAACAGGGCACGTCGTTCAGTATGAAAAGCGGCTTGCTGACAAACCGTGGCGTTGTCGGGCTCAAGGTGGGCAGCTACTGGCCAGATAACCGCAAGCAGGGCCAAAAGGCCCATGCCTCCACTACCCTGCTGCTTGATCCTGATACCGGGTACGCCAGGGCGCTTATTGGCGCCTCGCACATGACGGCCCTGCGAACTGCCGCCGCAGATGCCGTTGCTGTTCGCCATCTTTCGCGTCACGATAGTTCCACCCTTGCCATTTTTGGTGCGGGTCATCAGGCTTGGTACGAGCTACTGGCCATTTGCGAAGTAAGAAAAATTGAAAAGGTTTTCATAACCAACAGATCAAAAGAAGCCGCGGATGCCTTTGCCCGACGGGTTCGTGAAGAGCTTTCCATTGAGGCAGCTGCGGCTGCAGCGCCGGAATCCCTGCAACAGGCAGATATCATCGTCACCGTCACAGCTGCCCATGAGGCACTGTTTCCCGTAGAGCTGGTACGCGCAGGCACACACATCTCCGCAATGGGAGCCGATGGCGAGGGCAAGCAGGAGCTTGATCCGGCGCTGGTTGCAAAAGCAGAACTGTTTGCTGACGTGGTGCAACAGTCAATAACAGTTGGCGAATACGAAAAAGCTTTCAAAACAGGCCTGATCAATAATGAGTGCATCACGCCGCTTGGGGCAGTGCTCAATGGGCAGGCAGGGAGAACATCCAACCAGCAGATTACGGTTTTCGACAGTTCAGGAATGGCCCTTCAAGACATTGCCATCTGCGCGCTGGCCCTCGAAAAAGCACTTGGCCTGGGCCTGGCAAAAGAAATCTAG
- a CDS encoding methyl-accepting chemotaxis protein yields the protein MLLAVVCTGFGVASYRTSASAIEKRVNESLPQIAEDAGKLINATLGVYFVGMEAVANRLVIRSMDWDKQLPALKEEISRQGFIEMGVATPDGKTRYTDGSTAELGDRDYFRNALAGKVVMSDVVISRVTGKPVIMMASPITVDGRSIGVLLARLDGQLLSEITDKVKFGDIGYSYIINAKGVLIAHRKREFVTESRNFLEEGKTNPEFSAVSKMLQRMVKGERGYDSYMFGGAENYFGYAPIPNTGWSVAVGAKKSEVLEDVYEMKTTFTLLSLGFLLAGALVALALARSIAVPVNKLVTAAVSISNGDLTATSGLDQKDEIGVLDSAIKSMVTTLIAKMNEADEQANIAHQETEKAQQATLEAQAAKEQAERAKIEGMLQAARQLEGVVQIVSSASEELSAQVEQSSRGADEQSGRVRETATAMEEMNATVLEVARNAQQAADLSQQAQQQALEGSQIVNEAVKGIEAVHTQSTAIKLDMDALGKQAENIGQIMGVIADIADQTNLLALNAAIEAARAGDAGRGFAVVADEVRKLAEKTMTATQEVGQAITGIQEGTRKNIHNVEQVAASIEEATSLSVRSGESLKRILEFVHMVNDQVQSIATASEQQSAASEEINHSIEQVANISAETAQAMEQAASAVAELAQQSQALQRLIVEMKSQG from the coding sequence ATGTTGCTGGCCGTAGTCTGTACTGGTTTTGGCGTAGCCTCATACCGCACATCAGCAAGTGCAATTGAAAAACGAGTTAATGAATCCCTCCCTCAGATAGCCGAGGACGCAGGAAAACTTATTAATGCAACGCTCGGTGTGTATTTTGTTGGTATGGAAGCAGTTGCCAACAGACTCGTCATACGAAGCATGGACTGGGACAAACAGCTGCCAGCCCTTAAAGAAGAAATTTCGAGACAAGGGTTTATAGAGATGGGCGTTGCCACGCCCGACGGAAAAACGCGGTACACCGACGGCAGCACAGCAGAGCTTGGCGACAGGGATTACTTCAGGAACGCTCTTGCAGGCAAGGTGGTGATGTCTGACGTGGTCATCAGCCGGGTAACGGGCAAACCTGTTATCATGATGGCCTCCCCAATCACCGTTGATGGACGCTCTATTGGTGTTCTGCTTGCCAGACTTGACGGGCAGCTTCTGTCTGAAATCACGGATAAGGTTAAGTTTGGTGATATTGGGTATTCTTACATTATTAATGCCAAGGGTGTCTTGATCGCTCACAGAAAACGTGAATTCGTCACTGAATCCCGCAACTTTCTGGAAGAAGGAAAGACAAACCCAGAGTTCAGTGCTGTTTCAAAGATGCTGCAACGCATGGTCAAGGGTGAAAGAGGTTACGATAGCTACATGTTTGGAGGTGCTGAAAACTATTTCGGCTATGCCCCCATACCGAATACTGGCTGGTCTGTGGCTGTAGGTGCCAAAAAGTCCGAGGTGCTTGAAGACGTCTATGAAATGAAGACGACATTCACCCTGCTCTCTCTCGGTTTTCTGCTGGCTGGCGCACTTGTGGCCCTTGCGCTGGCACGGTCTATCGCCGTACCCGTAAACAAGCTTGTAACTGCAGCAGTCAGTATATCCAATGGAGATCTTACAGCAACTTCCGGGCTTGACCAAAAGGATGAAATCGGCGTGCTGGATAGTGCCATCAAGTCCATGGTCACAACCCTGATTGCTAAAATGAACGAGGCAGATGAACAGGCAAACATAGCCCATCAGGAAACCGAAAAGGCCCAGCAGGCCACACTTGAAGCTCAGGCTGCCAAAGAGCAGGCCGAGCGTGCAAAAATTGAAGGCATGCTTCAGGCGGCCAGACAGCTCGAAGGGGTTGTGCAAATCGTCTCCTCTGCTTCAGAGGAACTTTCAGCCCAGGTAGAACAGTCAAGCCGCGGCGCGGACGAACAGTCGGGGCGCGTACGCGAAACAGCCACTGCCATGGAAGAAATGAATGCCACAGTGCTTGAAGTGGCGCGAAATGCCCAACAGGCAGCTGACCTTTCGCAACAAGCCCAGCAGCAGGCCCTGGAAGGCTCACAGATTGTGAACGAAGCCGTCAAGGGCATTGAGGCGGTACACACCCAATCCACCGCAATCAAACTTGATATGGACGCCTTGGGCAAGCAGGCTGAAAATATCGGCCAGATCATGGGTGTAATTGCCGACATTGCCGACCAGACCAATCTGCTGGCGCTAAACGCAGCTATCGAGGCTGCCCGGGCTGGCGATGCCGGCAGAGGCTTTGCCGTCGTTGCCGACGAAGTGCGCAAACTTGCAGAAAAGACCATGACTGCCACCCAGGAAGTGGGACAGGCCATCACCGGCATTCAGGAAGGCACGAGAAAGAATATCCACAATGTCGAGCAGGTCGCCGCATCCATTGAAGAGGCCACATCACTTTCTGTGCGATCAGGCGAATCGCTCAAGCGCATTCTGGAATTTGTCCATATGGTCAACGATCAGGTGCAATCCATCGCTACCGCCAGCGAACAGCAATCGGCTGCCAGCGAAGAAATCAACCACTCTATTGAACAGGTGGCCAACATTTCGGCCGAGACAGCACAGGCAATGGAACAGGCAGCCAGCGCAGTTGCAGAACTGGCGCAGCAGTCACAGGCTCTCCAGCGGCTCATTGTTGAAATGAAAAGCCAAGGCTAG